In one window of Hymenobacter nivis DNA:
- a CDS encoding WecB/TagA/CpsF family glycosyltransferase produces MLATQTVIGSGITTGSFDEFVDRILHLGAARQSAYVCCANVHMVVEAHRDPSFRQVLAEADLVTPDGGPVASVAGWRGGHPQERVAGMDLVPALLEEAARRGQSVYFYGTTDDVLAAIVARAKHELPTLRLVGTCAPPFRALTPEEEAAHVAAINAADPDLLFVALGCPRQERWMAAHRGQVKACMLGVGQAFLVYAGMEQRLPVWARRLWLEWAYRLWLEPRRLWKRYLVTNSRFLFLLARTSLVKG; encoded by the coding sequence ATGTTAGCGACGCAAACTGTTATTGGTTCGGGCATCACCACGGGGTCCTTCGACGAATTTGTGGACCGCATCCTGCACCTGGGCGCGGCCCGCCAGTCGGCCTATGTGTGCTGCGCCAACGTGCACATGGTGGTGGAAGCCCACCGCGACCCCAGCTTCCGCCAGGTGCTGGCCGAGGCCGACCTCGTGACCCCCGACGGGGGCCCTGTGGCCAGCGTGGCCGGGTGGCGCGGCGGCCACCCCCAGGAGCGCGTGGCCGGCATGGACCTGGTGCCCGCCTTGCTGGAAGAAGCTGCCCGCCGCGGCCAGTCCGTATACTTCTACGGCACCACCGACGATGTGCTGGCCGCCATTGTGGCGCGGGCCAAGCACGAGCTTCCCACCCTGCGCCTGGTGGGCACCTGTGCCCCGCCCTTCCGCGCCCTTACCCCCGAGGAAGAGGCCGCCCACGTGGCCGCCATCAACGCCGCCGACCCGGATTTGCTGTTCGTAGCCCTGGGCTGCCCCCGGCAGGAGCGCTGGATGGCCGCGCACCGCGGCCAGGTAAAAGCCTGCATGTTGGGCGTGGGCCAGGCCTTCCTGGTATACGCCGGCATGGAGCAGCGGCTACCCGTGTGGGCCCGCCGCCTGTGGCTGGAGTGGGCCTACCGCCTCTGGCTGGAGCCCCGCCGGCTGTGGAAGCGCTACCTCGTCACCAACTCGCGGTTCCTTTTCCTGCTGGCCCGCACCTCGCTGGTTAAGGGCTGA
- a CDS encoding exopolysaccharide biosynthesis polyprenyl glycosylphosphotransferase, which translates to MILYERRTHINQMILLAADVLLIFGTFRAINFIQRGDWQFGGDYPLFFAVFALLWWIVAGQVTAPTSLDRLTTYSEKFWALVLAFLIHAVVFTAGILLLRVRLLPIRYIVLLYGIAGAAVVSGRLLVAFFYRTYRYRLARPHSRFVIVGASRSGREMHQFLTLHDPVANQFLGFFTDEPVAADTQPLVRGGLADLKDFCEREQVDEMYFALPLNQSELISELSAFADDHFMAFRIVPDFEGTLHKGVNVHYYGRGPILTVRRHPLAFRTNQIAKRGFDLVFSGLVIVGIFPILLPILALLIKLDSPGPVFFKQMRPGKRNKLFPCYKLRTMRTDLSGIELQATKGDARVTRIGRFLRSSSLDEIPQFFNVWLGHMSVVGPRPNMVSQLEEYSKYIHTYTQRHAVTPGITGHAQVNGHRGETRAAGAMEKRVEYDLEYVENWSLLLDMKIIGKTVWNMVAGEKNAY; encoded by the coding sequence ATGATACTTTACGAACGCCGGACCCACATCAACCAGATGATTCTGTTGGCTGCTGATGTTTTGCTTATTTTCGGGACTTTCCGCGCAATCAATTTTATTCAGCGCGGCGACTGGCAGTTTGGCGGCGATTACCCGCTGTTTTTTGCCGTTTTTGCCTTGTTGTGGTGGATTGTGGCGGGCCAGGTAACCGCCCCCACTTCGCTGGACCGGCTCACGACGTATTCGGAGAAATTTTGGGCCCTGGTGCTGGCCTTTCTCATCCACGCGGTGGTGTTCACGGCTGGCATTTTGCTGCTGCGGGTGCGGCTGTTGCCCATCCGCTACATCGTGCTGCTTTATGGCATAGCGGGCGCGGCCGTGGTGAGCGGGCGCTTACTGGTGGCTTTTTTCTACCGCACCTACCGCTACCGACTGGCCCGGCCCCACAGCCGCTTCGTGATTGTGGGCGCTAGCCGCAGCGGGCGCGAAATGCACCAGTTCCTGACGCTGCACGACCCGGTGGCCAACCAGTTCCTGGGCTTCTTCACCGACGAACCGGTAGCGGCCGACACCCAGCCGCTGGTGCGCGGCGGCTTGGCCGACCTCAAGGATTTTTGCGAGCGGGAGCAGGTGGACGAGATGTACTTCGCGTTGCCCCTCAACCAGTCCGAGCTGATTTCGGAGCTTTCAGCCTTTGCCGACGACCACTTCATGGCCTTCCGCATCGTGCCCGACTTTGAAGGCACCCTGCACAAAGGCGTGAACGTGCATTACTACGGCCGGGGCCCCATCCTCACGGTGCGCCGCCACCCCCTGGCGTTCCGCACCAACCAGATTGCCAAGCGTGGGTTTGACCTGGTGTTTTCGGGCTTGGTTATCGTGGGCATATTCCCGATTTTGCTGCCCATCCTAGCGCTGCTCATCAAGCTGGATTCGCCGGGCCCCGTGTTCTTCAAGCAAATGCGACCCGGCAAGCGGAATAAACTATTCCCGTGCTACAAGCTGCGCACGATGCGCACCGACCTGAGCGGCATTGAATTGCAAGCCACCAAGGGCGACGCCCGCGTGACGCGCATTGGCCGCTTCCTGCGCTCGTCAAGCCTCGACGAGATTCCGCAGTTCTTTAACGTGTGGCTTGGCCACATGTCGGTGGTAGGGCCCCGGCCCAACATGGTGTCGCAGCTGGAAGAATATTCCAAGTACATCCACACCTACACCCAGCGCCACGCCGTGACGCCCGGCATCACGGGCCACGCCCAGGTGAACGGCCACCGCGGCGAAACCCGCGCCGCCGGGGCCATGGAGAAGCGCGTGGAGTACGACCTGGAGTACGTGGAAAACTGGTCGCTGCTGCTCGACATGAAAATTATCGGCAAGACGGTGTGGAACATGGTGGCCGGCGAGAAGAATGCGTACTAA
- a CDS encoding MFS transporter: protein MTPSLPPAPAARATMWSPLAYHVFRAVWIASLVSNVGTWMQNVAGVWLVTTLTTSALLVALMQTASSLPAFLLSLPGGALADLVDRRKLLLGTQGFMAVMATILGALTLGGQVSALGVLGFTFLLGMGSALNGPVWQTVTTELVPRPVLPFAITLNGVSNNIARAIGPALGGLVIAYYSPGWVFMLNGVSFLGTFAVIYYWKRDAEESQGPAEHFLGALRAGMRYVHYAPPIHAVLVRVFAFGFGASAMWALLPVVIARKLHLSAGHYGVMLSWLGAGAVAGAFLMGRAGQRVSLNQRVLLGVLTFVGTNLGLAFVENTAILGPIMFVSGTAWLMAMTSFSTTVQLNVPKWVQARVISIYMLLFQAGMSLGSLAWGELADYFSPQVALCAAAGWMAASALLAFPYPLWAADNLNLDPAEPWLDPPVAGGPADPDDGPVVVMIEYRIDPADWAAFQPVASRLSRLRLRDGALRAGVYADLADPARITEFFTVATWGEHLRQHQRFTRDDQVVEEQVRQFHRGPEPPYVTHFLAFPTAINVPVEVAAPYPNVELTH, encoded by the coding sequence ATGACCCCTTCCCTTCCCCCTGCCCCGGCCGCCCGGGCTACCATGTGGAGCCCGCTGGCCTACCACGTATTCCGGGCCGTATGGATTGCCTCGCTTGTTTCGAACGTGGGCACCTGGATGCAAAACGTGGCCGGCGTGTGGCTCGTGACCACGCTCACCACTTCGGCCCTGCTCGTGGCCCTGATGCAAACTGCTTCCAGCCTCCCCGCCTTCCTGCTGAGCCTGCCCGGCGGGGCCCTGGCCGACCTCGTTGACCGGCGCAAGCTGCTGCTGGGCACCCAGGGCTTCATGGCGGTGATGGCCACCATTCTGGGGGCCCTTACGCTGGGCGGGCAGGTATCGGCGCTGGGGGTACTGGGCTTCACGTTTCTGCTGGGCATGGGCTCGGCCCTGAACGGCCCTGTCTGGCAAACCGTGACCACCGAGCTGGTGCCGCGCCCGGTGCTGCCCTTCGCCATTACCCTGAACGGCGTGAGCAACAACATTGCCCGGGCCATCGGGCCGGCGCTGGGCGGGCTGGTCATCGCCTACTACTCGCCGGGCTGGGTATTTATGCTGAACGGCGTGTCGTTTCTGGGCACGTTCGCGGTGATATACTACTGGAAGCGCGACGCGGAGGAAAGCCAGGGCCCCGCCGAGCACTTCCTGGGGGCCCTGCGGGCGGGCATGCGCTACGTGCACTACGCGCCGCCCATCCACGCGGTGCTGGTGCGGGTGTTTGCCTTTGGGTTTGGGGCCAGCGCCATGTGGGCGCTGCTGCCGGTGGTCATCGCCCGCAAGCTGCACCTGAGCGCCGGCCACTACGGCGTCATGCTTTCGTGGCTAGGCGCCGGGGCCGTGGCGGGGGCCTTCCTCATGGGCCGGGCGGGGCAGCGCGTCAGCCTTAACCAGCGGGTGCTGCTGGGCGTGCTCACCTTCGTGGGCACCAACCTGGGCCTGGCCTTCGTCGAGAACACCGCCATCCTGGGGCCCATCATGTTCGTATCGGGCACGGCCTGGCTCATGGCCATGACCAGTTTCAGCACCACCGTGCAACTGAACGTGCCGAAGTGGGTGCAGGCGCGGGTCATCAGCATCTATATGCTGCTGTTTCAGGCGGGCATGAGTCTCGGCAGCCTGGCCTGGGGCGAGCTCGCCGACTACTTCAGCCCGCAGGTGGCCCTGTGCGCGGCCGCCGGCTGGATGGCCGCCAGCGCCCTGCTGGCTTTCCCATACCCGCTCTGGGCCGCCGACAACCTCAACCTCGACCCCGCCGAGCCCTGGCTCGACCCGCCCGTGGCCGGTGGCCCCGCCGACCCCGACGATGGCCCCGTGGTGGTGATGATTGAGTACCGCATCGACCCCGCCGACTGGGCCGCGTTTCAGCCGGTGGCCAGCCGCCTCTCGCGCCTGCGCCTGCGCGATGGGGCCCTGCGCGCCGGCGTGTATGCCGACCTGGCCGACCCCGCGCGCATCACCGAGTTTTTCACCGTGGCTACCTGGGGCGAGCACCTGCGCCAGCACCAGCGCTTCACCCGCGACGACCAAGTAGTGGAGGAGCAGGTGCGGCAGTTCCACCGGGGCCCCGAGCCGCCGTACGTGACGCACTTCCTGGCCTTTCCCACCGCCATCAACGTGCCCGTGGAAGTGGCCGCTCCCTACCCCAACGTAGAACTAACCCACTAA
- the gltB gene encoding glutamate synthase large subunit: MTVDYNAASAGLYRPEFEHDACGTGFITSITGRKSHQMVVDALTMLENMEHRGACGCDHDSGDGAGLLLQIPHWFLLEECLALDIQLPEPGAYGVGQAYLPKDAAARTTARGLIDVAASQLGLRILGYRPVPVNPAGIGVTALSGEPVMEQVFVARPVDVATTEDFERKLYVLRRLIVQNVKEALPGGLDDLYFASLSCQTIVYKGQLTTYQVRGYFPDLTDERVTTAFGLIHSRFSTNTFPSWRLAQPFRYLAHNGEINTLRGNLNWFYAGLRTYASPFFSAEEMAMLLPVIDAGQSDSACLDNIVELLLHCGRSLPHVLMMLVPEAWDGNEQMDPLKKAFYEFHATFMGPWDGPAALNFTDGRLVGAMLDRNGLRPLRYVVTNDGRVLVASEAGVLPIPEETILEKGRLQPGKMFVVDTVAGEIITDAEIKHQAASRQPYGDWLRNYQIRLDELEEPRQVFSDLGAAAVLKYHQVFGYSREDIETVILPMALEGKEAIGSMGVDVPLAVLSDQPQHLSSYFKQFFAQVTNPPIDPIRERLVMSLATFIGNNGNILDEDKMHGHCVALRHPILANHQLEKLRSIDTGLFHAKTLQTYFKADGQPGSLESGLARLCRYAEDAVNDGFEVLILSDRALDSEHAPIPSLLAVSAVHHHLIRISRRGAVGLVVEAGDVWEVHHFACLLAFGATAINPYLALATISTTHLEGRLDTMLEGPQLVKNYVKAVNDGLLKIFSKMGISTLLSYHGAQVFEILGLNQEVVDRYFTGAVTRIGGLGLDEIARETLYKHFQGFRSSTPPEPELLGEGGFYQWRRRGEAHMFNPETVHLLQLATRTGNYATYQRYAKLLNEHPSQAFSIRGLLDFAQHREAIPLDEVEPAALIMKRFATGAMSFGSISHEAHSTLAIAMNRIGGKSNTGEGGEDPMRFEVMPNGDSMRSAIKQIASARFGVTAHYLTNADELQIKMAQGAKPGEGGQLPGHKVDEWIARVRHATPGVGLISPPPHHDIYSIEDLAQLIFDLKNANRAARINVKLVSKAGVGTIAAGVAKAHADVILISGYDGGTGASPLSSIRHAGLPWELGLAEAHQTLVRNQLRSRVVLQADGQLKTGRDLAVAALLGAEEWGVATAALIAGGCVMMRKCHLNTCPVGVATQDPELRKLFSGKPEHIVNLFRFLAEELREIMAMLGFRTVNEMVGRSQFLKRRAGISHWKARQVDLSGVLYPAPNPTGATFYNSETQDHGLADILDWQLLALAQPALAHQTPVAGAFAVRNTDRTIGTLLSNEITKRYHAAGLPEGTIRFDFKGSAGQSFGAFAVRGLAFSLAGEANDYVGKGLSGAQLAIFPAPESTLVPENNIIIGNVALYGATSGALFARGQAGERFAVRNSGATAVVEGVGDHGCEYMTGGRALILGQTGRNFAAGMSGGIAWIYDPDGAFPANCNLEMVELEGLSADDEDQIQALLRRHHALTGSDKAAFLLANWPEETGRFVKVFPSEYKKVLQRAQLQAAR, from the coding sequence ATGACGGTTGACTACAACGCTGCTTCGGCGGGCCTCTACCGCCCGGAGTTTGAGCACGACGCCTGCGGCACGGGCTTCATCACGTCCATCACCGGGCGCAAGTCGCACCAGATGGTGGTCGACGCGCTGACTATGTTGGAAAACATGGAGCACCGCGGCGCCTGCGGCTGCGACCACGACTCGGGCGACGGCGCGGGCCTGCTGCTGCAAATTCCGCACTGGTTCCTATTAGAGGAGTGCCTGGCCCTTGACATTCAGCTGCCCGAGCCCGGGGCCTACGGCGTGGGCCAGGCCTACTTGCCGAAGGACGCGGCCGCCCGCACCACCGCCCGGGGCCTCATCGACGTGGCCGCCTCGCAGCTGGGCCTGCGCATCCTGGGCTACCGCCCCGTGCCCGTGAACCCAGCCGGCATCGGCGTCACGGCCCTCAGCGGCGAGCCGGTGATGGAGCAGGTGTTCGTGGCGCGGCCCGTAGACGTGGCCACCACGGAGGACTTTGAGCGCAAGCTTTACGTGCTGCGCCGCCTCATCGTGCAGAACGTGAAGGAAGCCCTGCCCGGCGGCCTCGACGATTTGTACTTCGCCTCGCTCTCGTGCCAGACCATCGTCTACAAAGGCCAGCTCACTACCTACCAGGTGCGCGGCTACTTTCCCGACCTCACTGACGAGCGGGTGACGACGGCCTTCGGCCTGATTCACTCGCGCTTCTCCACCAACACGTTCCCGAGCTGGCGGCTGGCCCAGCCCTTCCGCTACCTGGCCCACAACGGCGAGATTAACACCCTGCGCGGTAACCTCAACTGGTTCTACGCCGGCCTGCGTACCTACGCCTCGCCCTTCTTCTCGGCGGAAGAAATGGCCATGCTGCTGCCCGTGATTGACGCCGGGCAGTCGGACTCGGCCTGCCTCGACAACATCGTGGAGCTGCTGCTGCACTGCGGCCGCAGCCTGCCCCACGTGCTGATGATGCTGGTGCCCGAAGCCTGGGACGGCAACGAGCAGATGGACCCGCTGAAAAAAGCCTTCTACGAGTTCCACGCCACGTTTATGGGCCCCTGGGACGGCCCCGCGGCCCTCAACTTCACCGATGGTCGGCTGGTTGGGGCCATGCTCGACCGCAACGGCCTGCGCCCGCTACGCTACGTCGTCACCAACGACGGCCGCGTGCTGGTGGCCTCCGAGGCCGGCGTGCTGCCGATTCCCGAGGAAACTATCCTGGAAAAAGGGCGCTTGCAGCCGGGTAAAATGTTCGTAGTAGACACCGTTGCCGGCGAAATCATCACCGACGCCGAAATCAAGCACCAGGCAGCCAGCCGCCAGCCCTACGGCGACTGGCTGCGCAATTACCAGATTCGGCTGGACGAGCTGGAGGAGCCCCGCCAGGTGTTTTCCGACCTCGGCGCGGCGGCCGTGCTCAAGTACCACCAGGTGTTCGGCTACTCCCGCGAAGACATCGAAACCGTCATTCTCCCGATGGCGCTGGAAGGCAAGGAAGCCATCGGCTCGATGGGCGTGGATGTGCCCCTGGCCGTGCTCTCCGACCAGCCCCAGCACCTGAGCAGCTACTTCAAGCAGTTCTTCGCTCAGGTCACCAACCCGCCCATCGACCCCATCCGCGAGCGGCTGGTGATGAGCCTGGCCACTTTTATCGGCAACAACGGCAATATCCTCGACGAGGACAAGATGCACGGGCACTGCGTGGCCCTGCGCCACCCCATTCTGGCCAACCACCAGCTCGAAAAGCTGCGCAGTATCGACACCGGCCTGTTTCACGCCAAAACGCTGCAAACCTATTTCAAGGCCGACGGCCAGCCCGGCTCGCTCGAAAGCGGCCTGGCCCGCCTCTGCCGCTACGCCGAGGACGCGGTGAACGACGGGTTCGAGGTGCTGATTCTCTCGGACCGGGCCCTGGACTCGGAGCACGCGCCGATTCCGTCGCTGCTGGCCGTGTCGGCCGTGCATCACCACCTGATTCGCATCAGCCGGCGCGGCGCGGTGGGGCTCGTGGTGGAGGCCGGCGACGTGTGGGAAGTGCACCACTTTGCCTGTTTGCTGGCCTTCGGGGCCACCGCCATCAACCCCTACCTGGCCCTGGCTACCATCAGCACCACGCATTTGGAAGGCCGGCTCGATACCATGTTGGAGGGCCCCCAGCTGGTGAAAAACTACGTGAAGGCCGTGAACGACGGTTTGCTGAAGATTTTCTCCAAGATGGGGATTTCGACCCTGCTTTCCTACCACGGGGCCCAGGTGTTCGAGATTTTGGGCCTGAACCAGGAAGTGGTAGACCGCTACTTTACCGGGGCCGTGACGCGCATCGGGGGCCTGGGGCTCGACGAAATTGCCCGTGAGACGCTGTACAAGCATTTCCAGGGGTTCCGCAGTAGCACCCCGCCCGAGCCGGAATTGCTCGGCGAGGGCGGTTTCTACCAGTGGCGGCGGCGCGGCGAGGCGCATATGTTCAATCCCGAGACGGTGCATCTGCTGCAACTGGCCACCCGCACCGGCAACTACGCTACCTACCAGCGCTACGCCAAGCTGCTCAACGAGCACCCCAGCCAAGCGTTCAGCATCCGCGGCCTGCTCGACTTTGCGCAGCACCGCGAGGCCATTCCGCTTGATGAGGTGGAGCCGGCCGCGCTGATTATGAAGCGCTTCGCCACCGGGGCCATGTCGTTCGGCTCGATTTCGCACGAGGCCCACAGCACCCTGGCCATCGCCATGAACCGCATCGGCGGCAAGAGCAACACCGGCGAGGGCGGCGAAGACCCCATGCGCTTCGAGGTGATGCCAAACGGCGACTCTATGCGCTCGGCTATCAAGCAGATTGCCTCGGCCCGCTTCGGCGTCACGGCCCACTACCTCACCAACGCCGACGAGCTGCAAATTAAGATGGCTCAGGGCGCAAAGCCCGGCGAGGGCGGGCAATTGCCGGGCCACAAGGTGGATGAGTGGATTGCCCGGGTGCGCCACGCCACGCCCGGCGTGGGCCTGATTTCGCCGCCGCCCCACCACGACATCTACTCGATTGAAGACTTAGCGCAGCTGATTTTCGACCTGAAAAACGCCAATCGCGCCGCCCGCATCAACGTGAAGCTGGTGTCGAAGGCGGGGGTGGGCACCATCGCCGCCGGCGTAGCCAAGGCCCACGCCGACGTCATCCTCATCTCCGGCTATGACGGCGGTACGGGGGCCTCACCGCTCAGCAGCATCCGCCACGCCGGCCTGCCCTGGGAGCTGGGCCTCGCCGAAGCCCACCAAACGCTGGTGCGCAATCAGCTGCGTAGCCGCGTGGTGCTACAAGCCGATGGCCAGCTTAAAACCGGCCGCGATTTGGCCGTGGCGGCGCTTTTGGGGGCCGAAGAGTGGGGCGTGGCCACGGCCGCCCTCATCGCCGGGGGCTGCGTGATGATGCGTAAGTGCCACCTCAATACCTGCCCCGTGGGCGTGGCCACCCAGGACCCCGAGCTGCGTAAGCTGTTTTCGGGTAAGCCCGAGCATATCGTCAACCTCTTCCGTTTCCTGGCCGAAGAGCTGCGCGAAATCATGGCCATGCTGGGCTTTCGCACCGTGAACGAAATGGTGGGCCGCTCGCAGTTCCTCAAGCGCCGGGCCGGCATCAGCCACTGGAAAGCCCGTCAGGTGGACCTGAGCGGGGTGCTCTACCCGGCCCCCAACCCCACCGGAGCCACGTTCTACAACAGCGAAACCCAGGACCACGGCCTCGCCGACATCCTCGACTGGCAGCTGCTGGCCCTGGCCCAGCCCGCCCTGGCCCACCAAACGCCGGTGGCCGGGGCCTTCGCCGTGCGCAACACCGACCGCACCATCGGCACGCTGCTCTCCAACGAAATCACGAAGCGCTACCACGCCGCCGGCCTGCCCGAAGGCACCATCCGGTTCGACTTCAAGGGCTCGGCGGGGCAGAGCTTCGGTGCGTTTGCGGTCAGGGGCCTGGCCTTCAGCCTGGCCGGCGAGGCCAACGACTACGTGGGCAAGGGCCTCTCGGGGGCCCAGCTAGCCATCTTCCCGGCCCCAGAAAGCACGCTGGTGCCCGAAAACAACATCATTATCGGCAACGTGGCGCTGTACGGGGCCACCTCGGGGGCCTTGTTTGCCCGCGGGCAGGCCGGCGAGCGGTTTGCCGTGCGCAACTCCGGGGCCACGGCCGTGGTGGAGGGCGTGGGCGACCACGGCTGCGAGTACATGACCGGCGGCCGGGCCCTCATTCTGGGCCAGACGGGCCGCAACTTCGCCGCCGGCATGAGCGGCGGCATCGCCTGGATTTACGACCCCGACGGCGCGTTCCCCGCCAACTGCAACCTGGAAATGGTGGAGCTGGAGGGCCTCTCGGCCGACGACGAAGACCAAATCCAGGCCCTGCTGCGTCGCCACCACGCGCTAACCGGCAGCGACAAAGCCGCCTTCCTCCTCGCCAACTGGCCCGAGGAAACCGGCCGCTTCGTCAAGGTCTTCCCTTCGGAATACAAAAAGGTGCTGCAACGGGCGCAACTGCAAGCGGCGCGGTAG
- a CDS encoding glutamate synthase subunit beta codes for MGNITGFKQYPRELPAKEAPQVRTTNYQEFIGLYPPEALHQQAARCMNCGIPFCHSGCPLGNIIPEFNEAVYRQDWADAYQILTTTNNFPEFTGRICPAPCESACVLSIHSTPVAIEEIEKHIIEIAFEKGYVQPTAPVLKTGKTVAVVGSGPAGLAVAAQLAKAGHAVTVFERDERPGGLLRYGVPDFKLEKWVIDRRIELMEKDGIVFRCNTEIGRDLPAAELQRTFDAVVLAGGAIAPRDLPLPGRALAGIHYAMDYLGQQNRRVSSLPVQGPDILATDKHVVVIGSGDTGSDCVGTANRQQATAVAQFALMNQPSNERPAHTPWPHYPTVFRTSSSHEEGCQRHWGISTQAFLGDEHGHVRALQVSDVTWETDAMGRRLTSEEVPNSTREIPCELVLLAMGFHANPYEGVLAQLGVTVEKNGLVQAPETTYQTNVPGVFVAGDMRRGQSLVVWAISEGREAARQIDLFLTGQTALPSKNAVGMFA; via the coding sequence ATGGGCAACATCACCGGTTTCAAGCAATACCCCCGCGAGCTGCCCGCCAAGGAGGCCCCGCAGGTGCGCACCACCAACTACCAGGAGTTCATCGGCTTGTACCCGCCCGAGGCGCTGCACCAGCAGGCGGCCCGGTGCATGAACTGCGGCATTCCGTTTTGCCACTCGGGCTGCCCGCTGGGCAATATCATCCCCGAGTTTAACGAAGCCGTGTACCGGCAGGACTGGGCCGATGCCTACCAAATCCTCACCACCACCAATAATTTCCCTGAGTTCACGGGCCGCATTTGCCCTGCGCCCTGCGAGTCGGCCTGCGTGTTGAGCATCCACAGCACGCCGGTGGCCATCGAGGAAATCGAGAAGCACATTATCGAAATTGCCTTCGAGAAAGGCTACGTGCAGCCCACCGCGCCGGTGCTGAAAACCGGCAAAACCGTGGCCGTGGTGGGCTCGGGGCCCGCCGGACTGGCGGTGGCCGCGCAGCTGGCCAAGGCCGGCCACGCCGTCACGGTGTTCGAGCGCGACGAGCGGCCCGGGGGCCTGCTGCGCTACGGCGTGCCCGATTTCAAGCTGGAAAAATGGGTAATTGACCGCCGCATCGAGTTGATGGAGAAGGACGGTATCGTGTTCCGCTGCAACACCGAAATCGGCCGCGACCTGCCCGCCGCCGAGCTTCAGCGCACCTTCGACGCCGTGGTGCTGGCCGGCGGCGCCATCGCCCCGCGCGACCTGCCGCTGCCCGGCCGCGCGCTGGCCGGCATCCACTACGCCATGGATTACCTCGGCCAGCAAAACCGCCGCGTGAGCAGCCTCCCCGTGCAGGGCCCCGACATTCTGGCCACGGACAAGCACGTGGTTGTCATTGGCAGCGGCGACACGGGCTCCGACTGCGTGGGCACCGCCAACCGCCAGCAGGCCACCGCCGTGGCCCAGTTCGCCCTCATGAACCAGCCCTCCAACGAGCGGCCGGCCCACACGCCCTGGCCGCACTACCCCACGGTGTTCCGCACCAGTAGCTCGCACGAAGAGGGCTGCCAGCGCCACTGGGGCATCAGCACTCAGGCGTTTCTGGGCGATGAGCACGGCCACGTCCGGGCCCTGCAAGTGAGCGACGTGACCTGGGAAACCGACGCCATGGGCCGCCGCCTCACCTCGGAAGAAGTGCCAAACTCGACCCGCGAAATCCCCTGCGAGCTGGTGCTGCTGGCCATGGGCTTCCACGCCAACCCCTACGAGGGCGTGCTGGCCCAGCTGGGCGTAACCGTGGAAAAGAACGGCCTCGTGCAGGCCCCCGAAACCACTTACCAAACCAACGTGCCCGGCGTGTTCGTGGCCGGCGACATGCGCCGCGGCCAGTCGCTGGTCGTCTGGGCCATTTCCGAAGGCCGCGAAGCCGCCCGCCAAATCGACCTGTTCCTAACGGGGCAAACTGCGTTGCCAAGCAAGAACGCGGTAGGCATGTTCGCGTGA
- a CDS encoding HAD family hydrolase: protein MPYSTLLFDYDGTLCDTRQAIYHSLQQVFRRHRAPVPTPAALDEVMTLGLPTLEILQLLHPAGPAADVAAWVPAYRAIYAAEGEPLVQPFAGAPAVLAELQAAGYGLAYVSNKNIVTLGTSLDRLDLRRYASLVVGEGSFPDRPLALKPAPDMFYEAVQPHFLGTPAANMLMIGDTPSDLLFARSVGVPACWAAYGFGDAVTCMALGPQHHISDVRDVLDLVE, encoded by the coding sequence ATGCCCTATTCCACGCTACTTTTCGACTACGACGGCACCCTGTGCGACACCCGCCAGGCCATTTACCACAGCCTCCAGCAGGTGTTCCGCCGGCACCGCGCGCCGGTGCCCACCCCGGCCGCCCTCGACGAGGTGATGACCCTGGGCCTGCCCACCCTCGAAATCCTGCAACTGCTGCACCCCGCCGGCCCCGCCGCCGACGTCGCGGCCTGGGTGCCCGCCTACCGCGCCATCTACGCCGCCGAGGGCGAGCCGCTGGTGCAGCCCTTCGCCGGGGCCCCCGCGGTGCTGGCCGAGCTGCAAGCCGCCGGCTACGGCCTGGCCTACGTCAGCAACAAGAACATCGTCACCCTGGGCACGTCGCTCGACCGGCTCGACTTGCGCCGCTACGCCTCGCTCGTCGTGGGCGAGGGCAGCTTCCCCGACCGGCCCTTGGCCCTGAAGCCGGCCCCCGACATGTTCTACGAAGCCGTGCAGCCGCACTTCCTGGGCACGCCCGCCGCCAACATGCTGATGATCGGCGACACGCCCTCCGACCTGCTCTTCGCCCGCAGCGTCGGCGTGCCCGCCTGCTGGGCCGCCTACGGCTTCGGCGACGCCGTGACCTGCATGGCCCTGGGGCCCCAGCACCACATTAGCGACGTGCGCGACGTGCTGGATTTGGTGGAGTAA